A genomic segment from Flavobacterium litorale encodes:
- a CDS encoding glycosyltransferase yields the protein MQHRKRILVAPLNWGLGHATRCIPVIEALENHGFEPVIASDGVALALLKKEFPHLTALELPPYQIEYAKNGAFFKLKLITQIPNMIAAVRRENQMVQKLIEEHNISGIISDNRLGVFSKKKPSVFITHQLNVLTGNTTWFTSKIHQLFIRKYQECWVPDVQTSPNLSGKLGHIENSGLKVKYIGPLSRLHRKPLQKKYDLMAILSGPEPQRTLLEEKLSTELTRFKGNVIFVKGVVEKEEKVTVKDNITFYNFMNTEALEQAFNESDQVLCRSGYTTIMDLAQLGKKAFFIPTPGQYEQEYLAHKLKKTGLVPYARQHTFKVEDLETIAMYKGLKNLGSDMRWKDLFGLFEGK from the coding sequence TTGCAACACAGGAAAAGAATTTTGGTGGCTCCGCTAAATTGGGGTTTGGGTCATGCTACACGCTGTATTCCCGTTATTGAAGCATTAGAAAACCATGGTTTTGAGCCTGTAATTGCATCCGACGGTGTTGCGCTTGCATTACTTAAAAAAGAGTTTCCGCACCTTACTGCGCTAGAGCTACCACCCTACCAAATTGAGTATGCTAAAAACGGGGCTTTTTTCAAGCTAAAACTCATTACGCAAATACCCAACATGATTGCTGCTGTGAGGCGGGAAAACCAAATGGTGCAAAAACTTATTGAGGAGCATAATATATCGGGTATTATATCTGATAATCGATTGGGTGTTTTCTCTAAAAAGAAACCATCGGTATTTATTACCCATCAGCTTAATGTGCTTACTGGCAATACTACTTGGTTTACCTCCAAAATACACCAATTATTTATACGAAAATACCAGGAGTGTTGGGTGCCCGATGTACAAACATCGCCTAACTTATCTGGTAAATTGGGGCATATAGAGAATAGCGGACTTAAAGTAAAGTATATTGGACCGTTGAGCCGATTGCACCGAAAGCCTTTACAGAAGAAGTATGATTTGATGGCAATACTATCGGGACCAGAGCCACAGCGTACCCTACTGGAAGAGAAACTAAGTACCGAGCTTACCCGATTTAAGGGTAATGTTATATTTGTAAAGGGTGTTGTAGAGAAAGAGGAGAAAGTAACCGTAAAGGATAATATTACTTTTTACAATTTTATGAATACCGAAGCATTGGAGCAGGCTTTTAACGAAAGTGACCAAGTATTATGCCGATCGGGCTATACTACTATTATGGATTTGGCACAACTAGGTAAAAAAGCCTTTTTTATACCTACACCTGGGCAGTATGAGCAGGAATATTTAGCACACAAACTAAAGAAAACAGGCTTGGTGCCTTACGCACGCCAACATACGTTTAAGGTAGAGGATTTAGAGACAATAGCGATGTATAAAGGGCTTAAAAACTTGGGTAGCGATATGCGATGGAAAGATTTATTTGGTCTTTTCGAGGGTAAATGA
- the trmB gene encoding tRNA (guanosine(46)-N7)-methyltransferase TrmB: protein MGSKNKLKRFKENETFNNVIQPSREAEVLNNFSLKGNWGKTFFKNENPIVLELGCGKGEYTIGMAKRDPNTNFIGIDIKGARFWRGAKTAIDEGIANVAFLRTQIELIEYFFAENEIAEIWITFPDPQIKYKRTKHRLTNSEFLQRYKKILVPNGIVNLKTDSEFMHGYTLGLLHGEGHEIMYANHHVYRNEGSPAIVTEIQTFYEQQYLQKGKPITYIQFKIK, encoded by the coding sequence GTGGGCAGTAAGAATAAATTGAAGCGATTTAAGGAGAACGAAACATTTAATAACGTTATTCAGCCGAGTAGAGAAGCCGAAGTGTTAAACAATTTTTCGCTTAAAGGGAATTGGGGAAAAACGTTTTTTAAAAATGAAAATCCCATTGTATTAGAGCTAGGTTGTGGTAAAGGCGAGTATACCATAGGCATGGCTAAACGCGACCCCAACACCAACTTTATAGGTATTGATATAAAGGGGGCACGTTTTTGGCGTGGGGCTAAAACGGCAATTGATGAGGGTATTGCCAATGTTGCTTTTTTACGAACGCAAATAGAGTTGATTGAATACTTTTTTGCCGAGAATGAAATTGCCGAAATTTGGATAACCTTTCCCGACCCCCAAATAAAATACAAGCGAACCAAGCACCGCCTTACAAACTCGGAGTTTTTACAGCGTTATAAAAAAATACTTGTACCAAATGGGATTGTAAACCTAAAAACCGATAGCGAGTTTATGCATGGTTACACGTTAGGCTTACTCCATGGCGAGGGGCACGAAATAATGTACGCTAACCACCATGTGTACCGTAACGAAGGTTCGCCAGCCATTGTTACCGAGATACAAACATTTTACGAGCAACAATACCTCCAAAAAGGTAAACCAATTACCTATATACAGTTTAAAATAAAATAA
- a CDS encoding LysE family transporter, with amino-acid sequence MDFVLPIVLGFVLAAAGISLPGLLNITAAKISLNEGRQRAVIFALGATSIIFIQTYIAVSFAKFINSRPDIIYLLQEMGLGIFAVLTVYFLFIAKKPKPKTDGITADVRSKKSKFFLGVLLSALNFFPIPYYVFMSVTLSRNHYFFFTPLFIFLFVMGAVIGSFTIFYLYIISFKRFEHKATFFLKNINYFMGSITGIVALITLIRMMRS; translated from the coding sequence ATGGATTTTGTCCTGCCCATTGTGTTAGGTTTTGTTTTGGCAGCCGCTGGTATTTCGTTACCAGGGCTTTTAAACATTACCGCCGCAAAAATTAGCCTTAACGAGGGTAGGCAAAGGGCAGTTATATTTGCATTAGGGGCTACAAGTATTATTTTTATACAAACGTACATTGCCGTATCGTTTGCAAAGTTTATAAACAGCCGCCCCGATATAATATACTTGTTGCAAGAAATGGGCTTAGGTATATTTGCAGTATTAACCGTTTACTTTTTGTTTATAGCCAAAAAGCCAAAGCCTAAAACAGATGGTATAACGGCAGATGTAAGGAGCAAAAAAAGTAAATTCTTTTTGGGGGTATTGCTCTCAGCATTAAACTTTTTCCCAATACCGTATTACGTTTTTATGAGTGTAACACTCTCCAGAAATCATTATTTCTTTTTTACACCACTATTTATATTCCTGTTCGTTATGGGCGCAGTAATAGGCTCATTTACCATATTTTACCTTTACATCATATCCTTTAAACGATTTGAGCACAAGGCAACCTTCTTCCTAAAAAACATCAATTATTTTATGGGTAG